A part of Candidatus Hydrogenedentota bacterium genomic DNA contains:
- a CDS encoding arylsulfatase yields MPRKGTMQAGQRLCADESQVFGAVIRRREFFRIAGFAGLALAGPRWASMAGPGKVPYPNIVFVLADDMGYGDPRCQNEASKVPTPNIDRLAREGVRFTDAHTPSAVCTPTRYGVLTGRYCWRSRLTSGVLEGYDPALIEPGRTTVASLLHERGYHTGCIGKWHLGLGTEDPTDYTKPLRPGPLEAGFDYFFGIAASLDMPPYCYIENERPTVAPTETIAQSERPAYWREGAIAPGFTHEGVLPALTEKAAAYIEQRASEGTPFFLYFPLTAPHTPWVPMDEVNGRSGAGGYGDFVAQVDDSLGRVLDALDRAGATQDTLIIFTSDNGSHWTPAFIEEWGHRANGELRGQKADIWEGGHRVPFIARWPGKTVPGTVCAEIICLTDLLATCAAIVGAELPEDAGEDSYNILPALLSEPREKPLREATVHHSMNGTFAIRRGKWKLVLGLGSGGFSAPRTVEPKDGEPKGQLYDLEADIDESENLWAEHPEIVAQLTALLERYQREGRSRPLQDSAPTRVSRIVLPDSLA; encoded by the coding sequence TTGCCTCGAAAAGGGACCATGCAGGCGGGGCAGCGGCTGTGCGCAGACGAGTCACAGGTTTTCGGGGCAGTGATTCGCCGGCGTGAATTCTTTCGAATCGCTGGTTTCGCGGGGCTGGCGCTGGCCGGGCCGCGCTGGGCTTCCATGGCCGGTCCGGGCAAGGTTCCTTATCCGAACATCGTTTTCGTGCTGGCCGACGACATGGGTTATGGCGATCCCCGCTGTCAGAATGAGGCGTCGAAGGTCCCCACCCCCAACATAGATCGTCTTGCGCGCGAGGGAGTGCGTTTCACCGATGCCCACACGCCCTCGGCCGTCTGCACCCCGACACGTTACGGAGTGTTGACGGGCCGCTACTGCTGGCGGTCGCGCCTTACGAGCGGGGTCTTGGAAGGATACGACCCCGCGCTTATCGAGCCCGGGCGCACGACCGTGGCGTCCCTCTTGCACGAGCGGGGCTACCATACGGGGTGCATCGGCAAATGGCATCTTGGCCTGGGCACAGAAGACCCCACCGACTACACCAAACCTTTGCGGCCGGGTCCCCTGGAGGCCGGTTTCGACTATTTCTTCGGCATCGCCGCTTCGCTCGACATGCCCCCCTACTGCTATATCGAGAACGAGCGGCCAACCGTTGCGCCGACGGAAACCATCGCCCAATCCGAGCGTCCGGCCTACTGGCGCGAGGGCGCGATTGCTCCCGGATTCACCCACGAGGGCGTTCTTCCCGCTCTGACTGAGAAAGCCGCCGCGTACATCGAGCAACGGGCGTCCGAGGGCACACCGTTCTTCCTTTACTTCCCGCTCACGGCACCCCACACGCCCTGGGTGCCTATGGACGAGGTAAACGGCCGTAGCGGGGCAGGCGGTTACGGCGATTTCGTTGCGCAGGTCGACGATTCGCTTGGCCGGGTCCTCGATGCCCTTGACCGCGCGGGCGCCACGCAGGACACCCTTATCATTTTTACCAGCGACAACGGGTCGCACTGGACCCCTGCCTTCATCGAGGAGTGGGGGCACCGGGCCAACGGCGAATTGCGGGGCCAGAAGGCCGACATCTGGGAGGGCGGCCACCGCGTGCCGTTCATTGCCCGCTGGCCCGGCAAGACGGTTCCGGGCACGGTCTGCGCCGAAATCATCTGCCTGACCGACCTGCTTGCGACCTGCGCGGCCATCGTGGGCGCCGAGCTGCCCGAAGACGCGGGCGAAGACAGCTACAACATCCTGCCGGCCCTGTTGTCGGAGCCGCGCGAGAAGCCCCTCCGCGAGGCGACCGTTCATCACTCCATGAACGGAACGTTTGCCATACGGCGGGGCAAATGGAAACTTGTCCTGGGGTTGGGGTCCGGCGGGTTCAGCGCCCCCCGCACCGTCGAGCCGAAGGACGGCGAGCCGAAAGGGCAGTTGTACGATCTCGAGGCGGATATCGACGAATCCGAGAACCTCTGGGCCGAACATCCCGAGATTGTGGCGCAGCTTACCGCGCTTCTAGAACGATACCAGCGGGAAGGCCGCAGCCGGCCGCTCCAGGATTCAGCGCCGACACGAGTCTCCAGAATCGTCCTGCCGGATTCTCTGGCCTGA
- a CDS encoding Gfo/Idh/MocA family oxidoreductase: MSDTIRWGILGTGSIAHQFAGDLRYADGAELAAVGSRTQEAADAFGDEFGIPRCHGTYEALADDPGVDVIYVATPHSCHKDNTILCLECGKAVLCEKPFAINRNEAETMAAKAREQGLFLMEAMWSRFFPLMRRVRQLAADGAIGEVRMVTADFGFRAEYEAESRLFDPAFGGGSLLDVGVYAVSFASMLLGEPHRVEAMAELGKTGVDEQCAIIFGYEGGQLAALQSGIRTTTPHEATVIGAEGYIRLFPKFWNPTRIMLARDGKESFEEDLVEGRGFHFEVSEVMRCLDAGETESPIMPLDESIAIMDTMDRVRAKWGLKYPME; the protein is encoded by the coding sequence ATGAGCGACACCATTCGTTGGGGCATTCTGGGGACGGGATCGATTGCCCACCAGTTCGCGGGCGATCTGAGGTACGCGGACGGGGCGGAACTCGCTGCCGTGGGCTCGCGCACGCAGGAGGCGGCGGACGCGTTCGGCGACGAGTTCGGTATTCCCCGCTGCCATGGAACGTACGAAGCACTCGCGGACGATCCGGGTGTGGATGTCATCTACGTGGCCACGCCCCACTCGTGTCACAAAGACAACACGATCCTCTGCCTTGAATGCGGGAAAGCGGTGTTGTGCGAAAAGCCGTTCGCCATCAACCGCAACGAGGCGGAGACCATGGCCGCGAAGGCGCGGGAGCAGGGACTGTTTCTCATGGAAGCCATGTGGTCCCGCTTCTTCCCCCTGATGCGGCGCGTGCGCCAATTGGCCGCTGACGGCGCTATCGGCGAAGTTCGCATGGTAACGGCGGATTTCGGGTTCCGCGCGGAGTATGAGGCCGAGAGCCGGCTGTTCGACCCCGCGTTTGGCGGCGGCAGCCTCCTCGACGTGGGCGTGTACGCCGTGTCGTTCGCGTCGATGCTTCTCGGCGAGCCGCACCGCGTCGAGGCGATGGCGGAGCTCGGTAAGACCGGCGTCGACGAGCAGTGCGCGATCATCTTCGGCTACGAGGGCGGGCAGCTGGCCGCCCTCCAAAGCGGCATCCGCACCACGACGCCCCACGAAGCCACGGTGATCGGCGCCGAGGGCTACATACGGCTCTTCCCGAAGTTCTGGAATCCCACGCGCATCATGCTTGCCCGCGACGGCAAGGAATCGTTCGAGGAAGACCTCGTCGAAGGACGCGGATTCCATTTCGAAGTCTCCGAGGTGATGCGCTGCCTGGATGCGGGCGAGACCGAAAGCCCCATCATGCCCCTCGACGAAAGCATTGCCATCATGGACACGATGGACCGCGTCCGCGCGAAATGGGGCCTGAAATATCCCATGGAATGA
- a CDS encoding peptide-binding protein, with protein MAGAEFIVREIPGEIRVLEAFMQDSRRIVTVNRGVVALVLVLPAVLFAAGCGGPAQQSGQAANLAGGDATSAAAPDTGGEPAFGDWLITRMSAETENLNPYTSSDAYASRINEFIFESLLERDNRTLDMIPELAETWEISEDKLTYTFTLYEGTRFSDGQPLTTEDVKFSFDTIMNPKVDAPHLRNYYKDVTACEIVDARTVRFLCSKPYFRHIVMLGSLEILPKHVYGAGDFNTHPNNRNPIGSGPYILEKWDPGQQIVLAENPGYWGKRPYISKRIFKIILSDGPALQALTAGQLDSMGLTSEQWVRQTNSERFTGQFNKFSFYQPYYNYIGWNSRRPQFSDKMVRRALTMLLNREDIRDKIFHGLAIIVTGTSFVDTPEYKKEIKPWPYDPEQAKKLLTEAGWTDSDSDGVRDKDGTAFRFELIIKNDSPEMEQIGTIFQNELKRAGIGMSLRPLEWATFLQQIDARKYDACILGWSMPPDIDPYQVWHSTMAEGTGSNFVGFSNAEADQIMETARQTFDREERIKLYHRLHEILHEEQPYTFLFCNKSLLAVDKRFHGIVMYPFGPDSREWWVPEELQRYP; from the coding sequence ATGGCGGGCGCGGAATTCATTGTGCGCGAAATCCCAGGCGAGATACGAGTTTTGGAGGCCTTCATGCAGGATTCCCGCCGAATCGTCACGGTCAACCGAGGTGTTGTGGCATTGGTTCTGGTTCTGCCCGCGGTCTTGTTTGCGGCAGGATGCGGAGGCCCGGCCCAACAGTCCGGCCAGGCCGCTAACCTTGCGGGCGGCGACGCCACGTCCGCCGCGGCTCCGGATACCGGCGGCGAGCCGGCGTTTGGCGACTGGCTCATCACCCGGATGAGCGCCGAGACCGAAAACCTCAACCCGTATACCAGTTCGGACGCTTATGCGTCGCGTATCAACGAATTCATATTCGAGAGTCTGCTGGAACGCGATAACCGGACTCTCGACATGATCCCCGAGCTGGCCGAAACCTGGGAGATCTCCGAGGACAAACTGACCTACACCTTCACGTTGTATGAGGGAACCAGGTTTTCTGACGGCCAGCCGCTGACGACCGAGGACGTCAAGTTCAGCTTCGATACGATCATGAATCCGAAGGTCGATGCGCCGCACCTGCGTAACTACTACAAAGATGTCACCGCATGCGAGATCGTCGATGCGCGCACGGTCCGATTCCTGTGTTCCAAACCGTATTTCCGTCATATCGTCATGCTCGGAAGCCTCGAGATTCTTCCCAAGCATGTGTACGGCGCCGGCGACTTCAACACTCACCCGAACAACCGGAATCCGATTGGCTCCGGCCCGTATATCCTTGAGAAATGGGATCCCGGCCAGCAGATCGTGCTTGCCGAGAATCCCGGGTATTGGGGCAAACGGCCCTACATCAGCAAGCGGATCTTCAAGATAATCCTGTCTGACGGCCCTGCGCTGCAGGCGCTCACGGCGGGTCAGCTGGACTCGATGGGCCTCACGTCCGAGCAATGGGTGCGCCAGACCAATTCCGAGCGTTTTACCGGGCAGTTCAACAAATTCTCCTTCTACCAGCCGTATTACAACTACATTGGCTGGAACAGCCGCCGGCCCCAGTTCAGCGACAAGATGGTCCGCCGTGCACTTACGATGCTGCTCAACCGCGAGGATATCCGCGACAAGATCTTCCACGGCCTGGCGATCATCGTGACGGGGACTTCTTTCGTCGACACCCCGGAATACAAAAAAGAGATCAAACCGTGGCCGTACGATCCCGAGCAGGCAAAGAAGCTCTTGACCGAGGCCGGATGGACCGATTCCGACAGCGACGGCGTGCGCGACAAGGATGGGACCGCGTTCCGGTTCGAATTGATCATCAAGAACGACAGCCCCGAGATGGAGCAGATCGGCACGATATTCCAGAACGAGCTCAAGCGGGCGGGTATCGGAATGTCGCTGCGCCCCCTCGAATGGGCGACGTTTCTCCAGCAGATCGATGCGCGGAAATACGATGCGTGCATACTGGGCTGGTCCATGCCTCCTGACATCGATCCTTACCAGGTTTGGCACTCGACCATGGCCGAGGGCACGGGTTCGAATTTCGTCGGGTTCAGCAATGCGGAGGCGGACCAGATTATGGAGACCGCCCGGCAGACGTTCGACCGCGAGGAGCGCATCAAGCTCTACCACCGGCTCCACGAGATCCTGCACGAGGAACAGCCGTACACCTTTCTGTTCTGCAATAAATCGCTTCTTGCCGTGGACAAACGGTTCCACGGGATCGTGATGTACCCGTTCGGTCCCGACTCGCGGGAGTGGTGGGTTCCGGAGGAACTGCAGCGGTATCCATAA
- a CDS encoding ABC transporter permease, with translation MKAYLIRRLLLVIPTFLGISMISFAVIQLAPGSPIYMKLRTAEQGISTDANTPEILRQTKELYGLDKPLYVQYIKWLGRLVTLDFGESFKDHRPVRDKILEALPITLQLNIISIFLVYLISIPIGVYSSTHQRTWSDTIITVVLFVLYSMPSFWVAMLLIYFFGGGEWFNWFPVNGMNSIGAETFSWLHWLADRAWHLILPVFCLTYGGLAGLSRYARAGMVEVIRQDYIRTARAYGFSEKIVVFKYAMRNSLIPIITLLGTLLPALLGGSVIIESIFSIPGMGFRGFDALLSRDYPMIMGLLAVSAFLTLIGLLLSDIMYAIADPRIKFEKPD, from the coding sequence GTGAAAGCCTATCTCATACGACGATTGCTTCTGGTGATACCGACTTTTCTCGGCATCAGCATGATCTCGTTCGCCGTCATCCAACTGGCGCCGGGAAGTCCGATTTACATGAAATTGCGCACGGCCGAGCAGGGCATTTCCACCGATGCGAATACCCCGGAAATCCTGCGGCAGACGAAGGAGCTCTACGGCCTGGATAAGCCTCTCTACGTCCAATACATCAAGTGGCTTGGCCGCCTCGTGACCCTGGATTTCGGGGAGTCGTTCAAAGACCACCGCCCCGTGCGCGACAAGATTCTGGAAGCCCTGCCAATCACGCTTCAACTCAATATCATCTCGATTTTCCTCGTGTACCTCATCTCCATCCCGATAGGGGTGTATTCCTCGACGCACCAGCGCACCTGGTCCGATACGATCATCACGGTCGTGTTGTTCGTGTTGTACAGCATGCCCAGCTTCTGGGTGGCGATGCTGCTCATCTACTTCTTCGGGGGCGGCGAATGGTTCAACTGGTTCCCGGTCAATGGCATGAACTCGATCGGGGCGGAGACCTTCTCGTGGCTGCATTGGCTGGCGGACCGCGCGTGGCATCTCATACTTCCCGTGTTCTGCCTGACCTACGGGGGATTGGCGGGGCTCTCGCGCTACGCCCGCGCCGGCATGGTCGAAGTGATCCGGCAGGACTACATACGCACGGCGCGCGCTTATGGTTTTTCCGAGAAAATCGTGGTCTTCAAATATGCCATGCGCAATTCGCTTATCCCTATCATCACGCTGCTCGGCACGCTGCTTCCCGCCCTGCTGGGCGGGAGCGTGATTATTGAAAGCATCTTTTCCATTCCCGGCATGGGGTTCCGGGGTTTCGACGCCCTGTTATCGCGGGATTACCCGATGATTATGGGCCTGCTGGCAGTATCGGCGTTCCTGACCCTGATCGGGCTGTTGCTGTCCGACATCATGTATGCGATTGCGGACCCGCGCATCAAATTCGAGAAACCGGACTGA
- a CDS encoding ABC transporter permease — protein MSDSTTKKQSYWRLVWQQFRKNWLAILGLAVILLLFAVAILAPFLAHSRPIYLVKDGRTYWFTNLIEYPELVEIDFRTWTPGEGERAVRPPVPFGPLDDNMNVRLEPPVWAAGSQSDTMEEDAGEIPPRAHWLGTDDRGRDVLSRLIWGTRISMSIGFVAVGISAIIGVIFGALAGYYGGKVDMVILRIIEIVMCFPSFFLILTLMAFLPPSIWNIMVAIGLLGWTGIARLVRGEFLRLRESDFATAARATGLHDWWIIFRHLLPNALAPVWVSATFGVAGAILTESGLSFLGFGVPPPAASWGEVLKQSQTYITHAWWLVTFPGAAIFITVTSFNLVGEGLRDAMDPRLRQ, from the coding sequence ATGAGCGATTCGACAACAAAGAAACAGAGTTACTGGCGGCTGGTATGGCAGCAGTTCCGCAAGAACTGGCTCGCCATACTGGGCCTGGCGGTCATTCTCCTGTTGTTCGCCGTGGCCATCCTGGCCCCGTTTCTGGCCCATTCGCGCCCGATCTACCTCGTGAAGGACGGGCGGACCTACTGGTTCACCAACCTTATCGAGTATCCCGAACTCGTCGAGATTGATTTCCGCACGTGGACCCCCGGCGAGGGCGAACGGGCCGTGCGGCCGCCGGTCCCCTTCGGCCCGCTCGACGACAACATGAACGTACGGCTCGAGCCGCCAGTCTGGGCGGCCGGTTCGCAAAGCGACACTATGGAAGAGGATGCCGGGGAGATCCCGCCTCGGGCGCACTGGCTGGGCACGGACGACCGCGGCCGCGACGTTCTCAGCCGCCTGATTTGGGGCACACGGATCTCGATGAGCATCGGGTTCGTCGCTGTGGGCATCTCGGCAATCATCGGGGTCATCTTTGGCGCGCTGGCAGGGTATTACGGCGGCAAGGTCGACATGGTCATCCTGCGCATCATCGAGATCGTGATGTGCTTTCCCAGTTTCTTCCTGATCCTTACCCTGATGGCCTTCCTTCCGCCGAGTATCTGGAACATCATGGTAGCTATCGGCCTGCTCGGCTGGACGGGGATCGCCCGGCTGGTGCGCGGCGAATTCCTGCGGCTGCGCGAGAGCGATTTCGCGACGGCCGCGCGCGCCACAGGTCTCCACGACTGGTGGATCATCTTCCGCCATCTGCTCCCGAACGCGCTGGCGCCCGTGTGGGTGTCGGCCACGTTCGGCGTGGCGGGCGCCATCCTGACCGAGTCGGGCCTTAGTTTTCTGGGGTTTGGGGTGCCGCCGCCCGCGGCAAGCTGGGGCGAGGTGCTGAAACAGTCACAGACCTACATCACCCACGCGTGGTGGCTGGTGACCTTCCCGGGCGCGGCCATCTTCATTACGGTAACGTCTTTCAACCTTGTAGGCGAGGGGTTGCGCGACGCGATGGACCCGCGCCTGCGGCAATAA
- a CDS encoding VOC family protein, producing MRIEHVALNIHKPAEVVAWLCKNLGMRILRQFGEPPDAFFVADSEGHTVLEIYENPRAEIPDYAAMKAQTLHVAFLADDVAAVRKRLVAAGATPEGDVVKTPDGDELAMVRGPGGLAIQLMKRSNPLV from the coding sequence ATGCGTATTGAACATGTGGCGTTGAACATCCATAAACCGGCCGAAGTCGTCGCGTGGCTGTGCAAGAACCTCGGCATGCGCATTCTGCGCCAATTCGGCGAGCCGCCCGACGCCTTCTTCGTTGCCGATTCCGAAGGGCATACCGTGCTGGAGATCTACGAGAATCCGCGCGCGGAAATCCCGGATTACGCGGCCATGAAAGCGCAGACGCTGCATGTGGCATTCCTGGCTGATGACGTGGCGGCGGTGCGCAAACGTTTGGTGGCCGCGGGGGCTACGCCCGAGGGCGACGTGGTCAAGACGCCGGATGGCGACGAGCTCGCCATGGTGCGCGGTCCGGGCGGCCTGGCCATCCAGCTCATGAAACGCAGCAACCCGCTCGTCTAG
- a CDS encoding ABC transporter ATP-binding protein, translated as MDTALSIRNLKTYFFTDAGVAKAVDGVSLDIPKGKTVALVGESGCGKSVTALSVLRLVPAPPGRIVGGEIHFGGRNLLELPEREMREVRGNGISMVFQEPMTALNPVFRVGGQIAAAIRVHRDVSGKEAMDQAVELLDRVGIPDPAQRVREYPHQMSGGMRQRAMIAMALACGPELLIADEPTTALDVTIQAQILDLLKQLQAEHHMAILLITHDLGIVAETADEVSIMYAGKIVEQAPVRDLFDNPRHPYTLGLFKSLPRLDEPRGHLRTIEGRVPAATHFPAGCRFHPRCSYAMDVCREQEPRLDIGTAGHGVACWLHDEAVMRRQGRPAGIPENEEAAR; from the coding sequence ATGGACACGGCACTGAGCATACGCAACCTCAAGACCTACTTCTTCACCGACGCCGGGGTCGCGAAGGCGGTGGACGGCGTGTCGCTCGATATTCCGAAGGGCAAGACGGTGGCGCTGGTTGGGGAGAGCGGTTGCGGGAAGAGCGTGACCGCCTTGTCCGTATTGCGCCTGGTGCCCGCGCCGCCCGGCCGCATTGTGGGGGGCGAGATTCATTTCGGCGGGCGCAACCTGCTCGAGTTGCCGGAGCGCGAGATGCGCGAGGTGCGCGGCAACGGCATTTCGATGGTGTTTCAGGAGCCCATGACGGCGCTCAACCCGGTGTTCCGCGTAGGAGGACAGATCGCCGCGGCGATTCGCGTTCACCGCGACGTGTCTGGAAAAGAGGCCATGGACCAGGCCGTGGAATTGCTCGACCGGGTCGGCATTCCCGATCCTGCGCAACGGGTCCGGGAGTACCCGCACCAGATGTCGGGCGGCATGCGCCAGCGCGCCATGATTGCCATGGCCCTCGCGTGCGGCCCTGAACTGCTGATTGCCGACGAGCCTACGACCGCCCTGGACGTGACGATCCAGGCGCAAATCCTTGACTTGTTGAAACAACTCCAGGCCGAACATCACATGGCCATCCTGCTGATCACCCACGACCTGGGCATTGTCGCCGAGACTGCCGACGAGGTGTCCATCATGTACGCGGGGAAGATTGTCGAGCAGGCGCCGGTCCGCGACTTGTTCGACAATCCCCGGCATCCGTACACGCTGGGGCTTTTCAAGAGTCTGCCGCGTCTGGACGAGCCCCGGGGACATCTGCGCACGATCGAGGGCCGCGTCCCCGCCGCAACGCATTTCCCGGCGGGCTGCCGGTTCCATCCGCGCTGCAGTTACGCCATGGACGTCTGCCGGGAGCAGGAACCTCGTCTCGACATCGGCACGGCCGGCCACGGTGTAGCGTGCTGGCTCCACGACGAAGCCGTCATGCGCCGGCAGGGCCGGCCCGCGGGCATTCCCGAGAACGAGGAGGCCGCCCGATGA
- a CDS encoding dipeptide ABC transporter ATP-binding protein, whose translation MTQDANEQHLLVVDGLVKHFPVRGGVFSRVLGMVRAVDGVSFSIPRGKTLSLVGESGSGKTTAGRSILRLIEPSAGRVLFNGVDLTKLDRREMRRYRKAMQIIFQDPYGSLNPRMTVYNVLSEILATHGLVPRAQRRPRVYEILELVGLPPESADRYPHEFSGGQRQRIGIARALAVEPDLIVADEPISALDVSIQAQILNLLRDLQERLGLTYLFIAHDLSVVRHISDYVAVMYLGRIVERGTVDDIFERPVHPYTKALLAAAPVPNPRLERGRKPLAGDVPSPVNPPPGCHFHPRCPDAIPACRETEQYLVESAPGHCAACNVHAPQDKGGAAPRPAGCSGNDRLD comes from the coding sequence ATGACCCAGGACGCCAACGAGCAACATCTCCTTGTGGTAGACGGGCTGGTGAAACACTTCCCCGTGCGGGGCGGCGTGTTCTCGCGTGTCCTGGGCATGGTTCGTGCGGTTGACGGGGTGAGCTTTTCGATCCCGAGAGGAAAGACCCTGAGCCTGGTCGGGGAGAGCGGCAGCGGCAAGACCACCGCGGGCCGCAGCATCCTGCGCCTCATCGAGCCGTCCGCGGGACGGGTGCTGTTCAACGGGGTTGATCTCACGAAGCTTGACCGGCGCGAGATGCGGCGGTACCGCAAGGCCATGCAGATCATCTTCCAGGACCCCTACGGCTCGCTGAATCCGCGCATGACCGTCTACAACGTGCTGTCCGAAATTCTCGCCACGCACGGGCTTGTGCCACGGGCGCAACGGCGCCCGCGCGTTTACGAAATCCTCGAGCTGGTCGGCCTGCCGCCCGAGAGCGCCGACCGGTACCCGCACGAATTCAGCGGCGGCCAGCGCCAGCGCATCGGCATTGCCCGCGCGCTCGCGGTGGAACCCGATCTCATCGTTGCCGACGAGCCCATCTCGGCGCTCGACGTGTCGATCCAGGCGCAGATCCTCAATCTCCTGCGCGATTTGCAGGAGCGGCTCGGCTTGACATACCTGTTCATCGCCCACGACCTCAGCGTGGTCCGGCACATTTCCGATTACGTCGCCGTCATGTACCTGGGCCGGATTGTTGAGCGGGGGACCGTGGACGATATATTCGAGCGGCCGGTGCATCCGTACACCAAGGCGCTTCTGGCCGCGGCGCCAGTGCCCAACCCGAGGCTCGAACGCGGTCGCAAACCTCTCGCCGGCGACGTGCCCTCGCCTGTCAATCCGCCGCCGGGATGCCACTTTCATCCGCGGTGCCCGGACGCCATACCGGCGTGCCGCGAGACCGAACAGTATCTTGTCGAGTCCGCGCCGGGTCATTGCGCGGCCTGCAACGTCCACGCCCCGCAAGATAAGGGTGGCGCGGCACCCCGCCCGGCTGGTTGTTCGGGGAACGATCGGCTAGACTAG